ataatacgtgACACTAAACCAAGATAACATGGACTTTAGTGCtagaaaataaaactacaaaaatgaCCTTTTCCATCATCAATGTAGCATAGTTTCCCAGTTGGACTAGAACACACATGTGGAGGGTAAAACACAACTATAactaaaaaaacacaacaacatgGTTGTACAGTTTCCAAGGAGAACAAAAAAGCCACTCACAACAGTCAACATTTAATGCGATACTTTTAGgggatttattttaaaatgttgcacataaatatttaacaaaaaaaaggtaAACCACAATACATCTTTCAGGGAACTGtgaattctttaaataaatattagcagtagtttgttttaacgcacagcattttttttagtttgctaTAAAAATGACATAGAACTAAACAAGCTTTCAAGTGATAGATGATGATAAGTGAGAAAGTATGTTCTATTTTTGTTAGTAGAAGTATGAGCGTTACAATGGAAGGAAAGGTGAACACACGACcttattaactaaataataataatagtaggTATGTACATGAGAACTAGGGTGAcgcttattttgcacttttgtgATTTTTCGATGTTCTCAAGGTTTAGAATTCTACTAATTCATGAGCTATAACGGATGACTactttttatttgaagtttcgattTTTGGGTCATTTCTAGTCCTCATTTAGTGTTtattggaatcaaaaacattttttttttaattttttgaaatttcgattttaaaaattttgaaagtaaaaaatttgggatttgagaGTTTGCATggagttttataattttttgggtatttattattatttcgattctttttataaaatttaagtttggCCCAAAACtctaaacttaaaataaaatgtacaaccTCTCAACGTTAACCCATTTCGCTATTACAATTTGTATTTCTAGTCCTAATTTAGTGTTTATTGGaatcgaaaacattttttttttgaattttggaaatttcgattttaaaaattttgaaagtaaaaaatttgggatttgagaGTTTGCATGGAGTTTTATCATTTTTTGGGTATCTAttattatttcgattttttttttcaaattttagtttgacccaaaactctaaacttaaaataaaatgtgcaacctctcaACGTTAACCCATTTCGCTCAAATATCCAACATTTGATTCTTAGAAGATAGAGAACAATTTAAGACCTTaggagcatcgaaaatccaaaaagtgcatAATAAGGGCCAACCTAATTAGAACGAATACGAGTACAATGTCGAcgatacgtacatacatatgtaagtgaGTAAATTAGTGACAATGTGTGTGAGTGCATTAGTAAAACATTATTGAACTTTCTAATACTTACTGGCTGAACTTGTCGATACTCGTCCCATGGGTATGTAGCTGCGACTATCACTGTTGTCTTGTgaaaaattaatgacattaaCGTCATACGTTACAACAGAAGCCTGACGTTTTCTCACTGTTTGGATGCCTTCGTAGCCGGTTAGCAGTGAACTGCGTTTGCCACTGCGTTGGGTGTTGTTAATTGCAGATTCTGCTTCGCTGTCGTGCCGTTTAAATAACGGTGATGTTAAGTCTTTCTCCTCTCCCGCTAAAGAGCCACCACTGCCGCCGCCACAGCCGCTACGCATTGAGGTCGGTGAGAGAGTGGAATCTAAAATAATTTCCGGTTTCGGTGAAATATTTGTTAGCTGTGAGGTAGGTTGCAGTGTTGATGGCGGTGTTGGCTGTGTTCCAGTTGTGTTGGCTATTTGTTGGGTTTGTGGGGACAAGGCCAGTGTGGCAAACACATCCAATGATACGGTGGAAGTATCGCTGACGAAAAACTGATTGCTGGGCGAGTTAAGAGGAAATACGGGTGCCGTTGCTGTTGGTGGCGGTGATAGAAAGTAAACATTTATGCTATTGCTGGGAGTCCCCGCACCACCTCCCCCAAAACTGCTACTATTaccggttaatattaaatttggtGACTTGCTTGTGGGCAGCTGTATGACTGAGTTGAAGTTCGGTGTCATGGGAGGagacattaaaaaatttgaactatttttattgACTAAAACCTGATCGCTCAGCGTGCTCATGCGTTGTTTTATAGActcttttttaatgattttgaaagATTCTTTTGCCTTAATGTTGCCCATTATATCGGCTTGGTGTATGGGTGATTGATAGGATTGTTCTGTAGAGGGAAAGCTTAAAGAACGAAACAGTTCGGCCAATTCAGAGCTGGATTTGACAGAAACATTTGATTTTTCATTGATGGAATTTAAAGCCTCCGTTTTCAATTGCTCTGGTATTGAGGAGTCTATCAGTGAAGTGGGCGACAAAGAGGGTGGTGGAGTATTGGGTATTTTGGGTGAATCTTGTGTTATATCCTTGAGAAAGGATAAATCATCTTGTTGACCTACTTCTTGTATAGTGTTGGCTCCTAAGTCTATTAGTTGTATATAGGTGTTTTTATGTTGTGGCGATATCATGGTCATCATTTGTTCATCTTCTTCTCTTCTGGCATCTTCGGATTGTTCATTTAGTATGTTGATGTCTAGTAGAATATCGGGGGTATTATAACGACTGGAGGAATCTTGGCTTTCGCTAAACAGACGGGGTAAATAAACATCTGAATCGGTATCACTGTGTTGGCGTGAACGTATTTCACTTTTTTGTCTTTCCCTTAGGCCGCCATTGTAACTGTGTGAGAGTTTACGATTGCGGGAACGCTTGAAGAGCTGAGCTCGACTGGATTGTATTTCCTCAGAATTGGCCTGATGTCTTTTCTTTTCCAGGGAAAAACACTCTGCACTAGAACGTTTGGTCTTGGCCAATAAAGACTTTAAGTTAAAACCTCCTTTACCCTCCTCCTTTGTACTGGTTGTGGTTGTGGCAATAGAGCCTTCTTTTAACGCCTCCAATTGTTTCTTTTTGCTCTTGCCCTCATTAAAACTCTTCATAAATTCTGAATCACTGAGAGCAAATGCCTTCTTATTTGATTCTTTACTGCTGCGAAAACGGTTTTCGCCATTTTTCATGCGTATAAAATCAGTCTCACTTAAAGCGGGATACCTACCACCTGTTTTTTCTCTGCTATACATGTCACCCTCAACATTTGTGTCTCCGCCAGccgtttgttttttataatacaaatagTTGTCTTCTATGAGACGTTTAAGCTCTTTGTTGTCCTCGGCTATGGGCAGGTAAGTGGCGGGTGCTTGCTTCATTATATTGATACTATCGTAATAATCGTTGGTTTCACTATCATCACTATTATTGCCACCAAATATTTGGTATTGTTCTGAATCACAACCATTTTTACTAGCACTAAATTGTTTTTGTGGCTGATTACCCTGTTTATTTAATATTGGCGGTGAAATACTACCCGTTGAAGATGTATGATACTGTTGTTGCAGCTGCTGTTGATgggttgtttttgttgtaggaACCGTAATCTCTATGGGTTGTTGCAAATCATTTAATGTATCCTGCCaaatttgttgctgctgctgctgttgattaAACGCTGTTGCATCTTTGTTGCATGGCACTTGCAACTGCTGCTGTGTGGCATAATGTAAGGCTATCATTGAGGGTGCACTATCTGTGTGTGTAACCTTTTCATAGCGTTCCTGTTCGAGGTCACGTAAATCAATACTACTCCGACTCAGTCTACGGGGTGGTGGTGAAGGAACACGCAACTCATCGCACTCATCTTTGTCATCATCATCTGTTTGTGGTAAAATATcctggaaaaaaaatgttgtagaacataaaaaatgtgcattataataaattgctttgaaatagaaaaagaaaatccaatttaatgtatgttttgcatgatttgaagaataaattgaaaatttcaaagaatAATAGTTAATGCTAgaacttcaaaaaaaatttagctttaacaAGTACAGTcatttatatgggagatattGCTAAATGCAacctttaatttattaaaaaaatcatgtggTTGATACAATATGTAGCTGTATGAACACTTTTGTTAAGAGAATATTGAGAGTTATGGTAATGGACCCAAATGTACTACAATTCTGcataaagtttatgcaaattattaagatttgtttaaaatatttttctataaagtgcTTGAAatatcattttgttttaatgttgCCATTGTTTGGGATTAGCGAGGAAATTTTCAGAAAGaagatattaaaatttgtatttgagtgCAGTCTTGAATCAACATTTCCCATATTGTAGTGCTGAGAGGATATATATCAAACTGGTGAATGAGATCTTAAgtgatattttctatattatttttcAGAATTCATTAACTGATCATGGATGTTCATAGTCTTTTGCGTTCACACGATCACACCATAACTTTTGTAATTCCGGGTTAGATACTGCATcctcaatataaatattattcattTAAGGCTGACTCCTCTCCATCTATGGAGAGGTCTTGAAAACATAGTGTTATAAGAACCCAACTGTTGTCATTTATTATAGGAATTTCTGATCCATACCCATGATTGTTTGCTGATCGGATACTATTACTTTTCTGATGGTTGTTCCcaatatagaaattaaaaaatcgcttGACTTGTCCTCTTCTTCGCAGATCACAGTATCATGAGAGTAAGCTATGAACAAAATGGGGAGAGAGTACGCAAATCTCCTCATGATAGTAAGTCTACTAAAAGTAGTGCTGTGATGTCCCAATAGTTCCCAATTACATTACGAATCTAAACCTCTGAGATATTATAGATTGAATTTCCCGTAGgtgtttttttccaaatgtgAAAAATGCAATATTTATGCTCTTTTTTATAGACTCAATTCCTTATGAGCAGTGAGGACTCTAATTGAGTTCTGATGTCAAGTTTACTCACACACAGTATGAACAtaacaaattacaaatataatCCCTCAAAACTCTCCAATCAATGTCACTGATATATTGCATTAGAATACCTAAAGGATGGATGAGGATGCAAAACATCCTTCGTTTTGATCCTTCCCAAATGATTTCAGTTCTCCTACTAATAGTTACTTTGTGAACAGTTGGAATAGAGAAGtttatttggatttttaaatgaaaaaccaatttcaaatcaGCAAGCCTATGAAGACATATCTTCATTTGTAAGCAGCCCACCTATGTTGGTAATTTGATCTATATGATTCATGCAGCTTAATCCATCAAAGAGAATCTTTAACTTAAGATCGCAGCAAGTCTATGATGACATATCTCCACTTGAGAGCTACACATGGAATACCCGATCTTGGTTATTTGATCTATAAGTGGAAAACCTTTATCAAATAGGTCAAAATAGATGGTCGTGGAGTTCTCTCTTATTCACAGAGAAGCTTAATCTTAAGGTCGTAGTAGTCTATGATAACATTTCTCCACTTGTGAGCTTCACATAGAATTTGGTTTAGATACTAGACTTATGctcgtaatttcaacaaatagatatctatcagtgATTAGTtatttatggagtaaaaatatttgatagatattgatttgattaatatcaagttaccttttaggtaaattaATCGGCTGGGTATTTTACATAgtagatatatattttttggaattatgtATTAGCATTAAGAGGTTTTATTTCTGGTACTCTATGTAATAGGAAATAACCAACTATACCCatctatttaataaatttttttatataatttaaactttctgtaaatttaaaaatttacttacctCAAGATTACTGATCGCACTATGAGTCTCTTCTCTCGTTAGGGTGAATTCACAGTCACTGGGATGtagataatttaaatttgttggcTGCTGGGTATGACCCATATGTACactatttagtaaaatatttgaactagTACGACTCAAGGCCTTACGCTGCCTTACCGCTTCcctattaacaaaaaaaacaaaacaaattaattacatAATTTCCTTCACTCCCACTATAAAACTTACttataaattctaaaatacatGACCAACATCACTATGCCCGGTATCCAAAAACTAACGGAACTCGAGATGAGTGCATAGGCCTTATTAACCACAAAGGAACATTGATCGGGATGCAGGCTAATCTCCTCTAAATGTTCGGCAGTTGTATACCAACCCAAAAAGATGGGTGTAAACGAGATGAGCGCTGGCAGTATCCAAACGTTGGCCAACATAAAACACACTGTCTTGTGAGTCATATTCAAAGGATACTCCAAAGGACGTACTATAGCATAATATCTAAAGTAAAGGTAATCGAGATGTGTtaaaaacgaaatgaaaaataagaaataaataaatatagaaaatgagAAGAGGAATAAACATAAGGTGTTGATAAATTGGttaagtgtttattttaatatttaaattgttttagc
The nucleotide sequence above comes from Calliphora vicina chromosome 1, idCalVici1.1, whole genome shotgun sequence. Encoded proteins:
- the LOC135953345 gene encoding octopamine receptor beta-3R-like, with the translated sequence MSLHFKTPTSSNTLSKSIASTTIRTLNGFSTAKLQQHSSQHPQQQQQQTQQNEDLYAAYITENAQAATATLAESTKFPSTLITSPAIHNILTNAANEASSSSLLLTATTSTTSVTTTTTAAAANASLSLTTSLSFLPPASSSTTLPSSSNVFNDSLKTVTSALTTSLFNDTDAVVAAAAVDDNTANALDHFVFASSTPYSSYLIPNSTSSHSAFAFNSTHNDDSIYGHNYNSSLSSLTTASAEQEDDNWMALSVIILKGFIFFSIILAAVLGNALVIISVQRNRKLRVITNYFVVSLAMADMLVALCAMTFNASVELSGGKWMFGPFMCNVYNSLDVYFSTASILHLCCISVDRYYAIVRPLEYPLNMTHKTVCFMLANVWILPALISFTPIFLGWYTTAEHLEEISLHPDQCSFVVNKAYALISSSVSFWIPGIVMLVMYFRIYKEAVRQRKALSRTSSNILLNSVHMGHTQQPTNLNYLHPSDCEFTLTREETHSAISNLEDILPQTDDDDKDECDELRVPSPPPRRLSRSSIDLRDLEQERYEKVTHTDSAPSMIALHYATQQQLQVPCNKDATAFNQQQQQQQIWQDTGSISPPILNKQGNQPQKQFSASKNGCDSEQYQIFGGNNSDDSETNDYYDSINIMKQAPATYLPIAEDNKELKRLIEDNYLYYKKQTAGGDTNVEGDMYSREKTGGRYPALSETDFIRMKNGENRFRSSKESNKKAFALSDSEFMKSFNEGKSKKKQLEALKEGGFNLKSLLAKTKRSSAECFSLEKKRHQANSEEIQSSRAQLFKRSRNRKLSHSYNGGLRERQKSEIRSRQHSDTDSDVYLPRLFSESQDSSSRYNTPDILLDINILNEQSEDARREEDEQMMTMISPQHKNTYIQLIDLGANTIQEVGQQDDLSFLKDITQDSPKIPNTPPPSLSPTSLIDSSIPEQLKTEALNSINEKSNVSVKSSSELAELFRSLSFPIIKKESIKQRMSTLSDQVLVNKNSSNFLMSPPMTPNFNSVIQLPTSKSPNLILTGNSSSFGGGGAGTPSNSINVYFLSPPPTATAPVFPLNSPSNQFFVSDTSTVSLDVFATLALSPQTQQIANTTGTQPTPPSTLQPTSQLTNISPKPEIILDSTLSPTSMRSGCGGGSGGSLAGEEKDLTSPLFKRHDSEAESAINNTQRSGKRSSLLTGYEGIQTVRKRQASVVTYDVNVINFSQDNSDSRSYIPMGRVSTSSAKYEADYCSKSSLKRRGGICIFVDEEEVEQMIDPTMPTAQQHQQHGTKSITFNVNSSFKRKSRGGNKSNKCLYCGSDLKAQQQQQQTSLKTENYSKHRDNNNRHDIKQMRKTRNLSLWHRTRYWYYINRKQPRNGCQCGANGEFLNNNTSGSVRPTKGWKAEHKAARTLGIIMGVFLLCWLPFFLWYVITSLCGPACPCPDVVVAVLFWIGYFNSTLNPLIYAYFNRDFREAFRNTLECVLPCLEKRNPYNAYYV